The Kitasatospora setae KM-6054 genome contains a region encoding:
- a CDS encoding LacI family DNA-binding transcriptional regulator encodes MEKGDELGRATLADIAREAEISVSTVSKVLNGRTDVSAATRDRVERILRAHDYQRGARGGEAPLIEIVFHELDSLWAMELLRGVETVADEHGAAVVVAHSGSRRAPGPGWIDAVLRRRPLGVVLVLSGLPPELKRQLRARSIPFVIIDPAGNPDPDVPSVGSANWAGGLAATRHLIELGHRRIGIVTGPEDTLCAHARLDGYRSALAMAGLGADPDLIAYGDFHAEGGLARAKRLLALPDRPTAIFAGSDLQALGVMEAARLHGLRVPEDLSVVGYDDLDLAQWTSPALTTVRQPLREMAEQATRLVLALRGGEPPTAPTRLELSTTLVVRSSTAAPGRR; translated from the coding sequence ATGGAAAAGGGCGATGAACTGGGACGAGCCACCCTTGCGGACATCGCACGGGAGGCCGAAATCTCCGTTTCGACGGTTTCGAAGGTCCTCAACGGACGTACCGACGTCTCGGCCGCCACCCGGGACCGGGTCGAGCGGATCCTGCGCGCGCACGACTACCAGCGCGGCGCCCGCGGCGGCGAGGCGCCGCTGATCGAGATCGTCTTCCACGAACTCGACAGCCTCTGGGCGATGGAACTGCTGCGCGGCGTCGAGACCGTCGCCGACGAGCACGGCGCCGCGGTCGTGGTCGCGCACAGCGGCTCCCGGCGCGCCCCCGGACCCGGCTGGATCGACGCCGTGCTGCGCCGGCGGCCGCTCGGCGTGGTGCTCGTCCTCTCCGGCCTGCCGCCCGAGCTCAAGCGCCAACTCCGGGCCCGCTCCATCCCGTTCGTCATCATCGACCCGGCCGGCAACCCCGACCCGGACGTCCCCTCGGTCGGCTCCGCCAACTGGGCCGGCGGCCTGGCCGCCACCCGGCACCTGATCGAGCTCGGCCACCGCCGGATCGGCATCGTCACCGGCCCCGAGGACACCCTCTGCGCACACGCCCGGCTCGACGGCTACCGCTCCGCGCTGGCCATGGCCGGACTCGGCGCCGACCCGGACCTGATCGCCTACGGCGACTTCCACGCCGAGGGCGGACTCGCCCGCGCCAAGCGGCTGCTGGCCCTCCCCGACCGCCCCACCGCGATCTTCGCCGGCAGCGACCTGCAGGCCCTCGGCGTCATGGAGGCCGCCCGGCTGCACGGCCTGCGCGTCCCCGAGGACCTCTCCGTGGTCGGCTACGACGACCTCGACCTCGCCCAGTGGACCAGCCCCGCGCTGACCACCGTCCGGCAGCCGCTGCGCGAGATGGCCGAGCAGGCCACCCGGCTGGTCCTCGCCCTGCGCGGCGGCGAGCCCCCCACCGCGCCGACCCGGCTGGAGCTGTCCACCACGCTGGTGGTGCGCTCCAGCACGGCGGCACCGGGCCGCCGGTGA
- a CDS encoding ABC transporter substrate-binding protein, which produces MKRRAFAVALGLSLVTVGVTACGSGGSSAGGGSNTIHVLVYGDASNKVEKQLVETFNKTSKVKVVLDTIPGADYQSKLNTVINTPQAPDVFFNWGGGSIQPYVKADLLLPLDSMIEADPGLKSNFLPSVFDTAVIDGKSYGIPMRGTQPVLLFNNKKVLAAAGLSVPKTWDELLNAVAALKAKGITPFALGGGDQWPTLMWYEYVFDRVAGPELFRKALAGDKTAWESPESKQALGMLKQLVDAGAFGSNFDSVKFTDGGSPALLAKGKAAFELMGSWAYATQQDASPDFAKNDLGYSAFPSVAGGKGDPANLVGNTNNFYSVLKKTKHPEAAAAFLKLMYSDEFVQAQLAIGNLPTTTNTEHFLDTAASPAYSKYQYGLVKAAPSFQLSWDQAYPPAATTPIHTAVQQFFSGKLDVDGFIKAMQALPAS; this is translated from the coding sequence ATGAAGAGACGTGCTTTCGCTGTGGCACTCGGGCTGTCCCTGGTGACGGTGGGGGTGACGGCCTGCGGCAGCGGGGGCTCGTCCGCCGGCGGCGGCTCGAACACGATCCACGTGCTGGTCTACGGCGACGCCAGCAACAAGGTCGAGAAGCAGCTGGTCGAGACCTTCAACAAGACCTCGAAGGTCAAGGTCGTCCTCGACACCATCCCGGGCGCCGACTACCAGTCCAAGCTCAACACCGTCATCAACACCCCGCAGGCGCCGGACGTCTTCTTCAACTGGGGCGGCGGCAGCATCCAGCCCTACGTCAAGGCCGACCTGCTGCTCCCGCTGGACAGCATGATCGAGGCCGACCCGGGCCTGAAGTCGAACTTCCTCCCCTCGGTGTTCGACACCGCGGTGATCGACGGCAAGTCCTACGGCATCCCGATGCGCGGCACCCAGCCGGTGCTGCTGTTCAACAACAAGAAGGTGCTGGCGGCGGCCGGCCTGAGCGTCCCGAAGACCTGGGACGAGCTGCTGAACGCCGTCGCCGCGCTGAAGGCCAAGGGCATCACCCCGTTCGCGCTCGGCGGCGGCGACCAGTGGCCGACCCTGATGTGGTACGAGTACGTCTTCGACCGGGTGGCCGGCCCCGAGCTGTTCCGGAAGGCGCTGGCCGGCGACAAGACCGCCTGGGAGAGCCCGGAGTCGAAGCAGGCGCTCGGCATGCTCAAGCAGCTGGTCGACGCGGGCGCGTTCGGCTCGAACTTCGACTCGGTGAAGTTCACCGACGGCGGCTCCCCGGCGCTGCTGGCCAAGGGCAAGGCCGCGTTCGAGCTGATGGGCTCCTGGGCGTACGCCACCCAGCAGGACGCCAGCCCGGACTTCGCCAAGAACGACCTCGGCTACAGCGCCTTCCCGTCCGTCGCGGGCGGCAAGGGCGACCCGGCGAACCTGGTCGGCAACACCAACAACTTCTACTCGGTGCTGAAGAAGACCAAGCACCCGGAGGCGGCCGCGGCCTTCCTCAAGCTGATGTACTCCGACGAGTTCGTGCAGGCCCAGCTGGCCATCGGCAACCTGCCGACCACCACCAACACCGAGCACTTCCTCGACACCGCGGCCAGCCCCGCGTACTCGAAGTACCAGTACGGCCTGGTCAAGGCGGCCCCCTCGTTCCAGCTCTCCTGGGACCAGGCGTACCCGCCGGCCGCCACCACGCCGATCCACACCGCCGTCCAGCAGTTCTTCAGCGGCAAGCTCGACGTGGACGGCTTCATCAAGGCCATGCAGGCCCTCCCCGCCTCCTGA
- a CDS encoding carbohydrate ABC transporter permease: MSTSSLGSGPGSGSGPGRGARAGRRAGRRAGVGVTRPGLAWAVPATVFFLLFAILPLVLVAVLSFTSWDGVGAPTFNGLDNWTRLLHDPVMTQSVWLTLVLTAAGVLVQTPVSVLLGVWAAGHQRNRAVLSAVFFTPLLLSATAISVVWRAVLDPNFGVPSQLPWLFGDGNLMGSQSGAIAVLTFVGMWQWTPMHALLYQGGARAIPRVLYQAAAIDGAGKVRQFLHITLPQLRNTMITSVILMLVGGLTTFDTVLILTQGGPGTDTTNSAFYMYQQAFKSFDFGSGSAIALVLVVVATLISLAVVRLSGYDKMRGTTEGL; this comes from the coding sequence ATGAGCACTTCCTCCCTCGGATCCGGGCCCGGATCCGGTTCCGGGCCCGGCCGCGGTGCGCGCGCCGGGCGCCGGGCCGGCCGCCGGGCCGGTGTCGGGGTGACCCGCCCGGGCCTGGCCTGGGCGGTGCCCGCCACCGTCTTCTTCCTCCTGTTCGCGATCCTGCCGCTGGTGCTGGTCGCGGTGCTGTCCTTCACCAGCTGGGACGGGGTCGGCGCGCCGACCTTCAACGGCCTGGACAACTGGACCAGGCTGCTGCACGACCCGGTGATGACGCAGAGCGTCTGGCTGACCCTGGTGCTGACCGCGGCCGGCGTCCTGGTGCAGACCCCGGTCAGCGTCCTGCTGGGCGTCTGGGCGGCCGGGCACCAGCGCAACCGGGCCGTGCTGTCGGCGGTCTTCTTCACCCCGCTGCTGCTCTCCGCCACCGCGATCTCGGTGGTCTGGCGGGCCGTCCTCGACCCCAACTTCGGCGTCCCGTCCCAGCTGCCGTGGCTGTTCGGCGACGGCAACCTGATGGGCAGCCAGAGCGGCGCGATCGCGGTGCTGACCTTCGTCGGCATGTGGCAGTGGACGCCGATGCACGCCCTGCTCTACCAGGGCGGCGCCCGGGCGATCCCGCGGGTGCTCTACCAGGCCGCGGCGATCGACGGCGCGGGCAAGGTCCGGCAGTTCCTGCACATCACCCTGCCGCAGCTGCGCAACACCATGATCACCTCGGTGATCCTGATGCTGGTCGGCGGCCTCACCACCTTCGACACCGTGCTGATCCTGACCCAGGGCGGCCCGGGCACCGACACCACCAACAGCGCCTTCTACATGTACCAGCAGGCCTTCAAGAGCTTCGACTTCGGCTCCGGCTCGGCCATCGCCCTGGTCCTCGTGGTGGTCGCCACCCTGATCTCGCTCGCCGTCGTCCGGCTCTCCGGCTACGACAAGATGCGCGGCACCACGGAGGGACTCTGA
- a CDS encoding carbohydrate ABC transporter permease — MRRRPNHLAGLGSLVWLAVVGFPLYVLLISTFRTRASYSSEGPLSFPEHLTLQNYADDFSNGFGQDFLNTVIVTASVVAIVLLVVPPLAYAIVRARGRTIATVFRIFLLGLAIPAQAVIVPMFYVISKAGLYDHLIGVILPTAAFCLPVCTLVLTGAMRDITNELYEAMAMDGATPWRVFWQLVVPLSRGGLSSVVVFSALQAWNGFLFPLILTQSESSKVITLGLYNFQTEHGVDVPGLLSAVVLSMLPIFIVYLFARRALVQGLMGVGGK; from the coding sequence ATGCGTAGGCGTCCCAACCACCTCGCCGGGCTCGGCTCGCTGGTCTGGCTGGCCGTCGTCGGCTTCCCGCTGTACGTGCTGCTGATCTCGACCTTCCGGACCAGGGCCAGCTACTCCTCCGAGGGGCCGCTCAGCTTCCCCGAGCACCTCACCCTGCAGAACTACGCCGACGACTTCTCCAACGGCTTCGGCCAGGACTTCCTCAACACGGTGATCGTCACCGCCAGCGTGGTCGCGATCGTGCTGCTGGTCGTCCCGCCGCTGGCCTACGCGATCGTCCGGGCCCGGGGCCGGACCATCGCCACCGTCTTCCGGATCTTCCTGCTCGGCCTGGCGATCCCCGCCCAGGCCGTGATCGTCCCGATGTTCTACGTGATCAGCAAGGCCGGCCTGTACGACCACCTGATCGGCGTGATCCTGCCGACCGCCGCGTTCTGCCTGCCGGTGTGCACGCTGGTGCTGACCGGCGCCATGCGCGACATCACCAACGAGCTGTACGAGGCCATGGCGATGGACGGCGCCACCCCCTGGCGGGTGTTCTGGCAACTGGTGGTGCCGCTGTCCAGGGGCGGCCTGTCGTCCGTCGTGGTCTTCTCGGCGCTCCAGGCGTGGAACGGCTTCCTGTTCCCGCTGATCCTGACCCAGTCGGAGAGCAGCAAGGTCATCACCCTCGGCCTGTACAACTTCCAGACCGAGCACGGCGTCGACGTGCCCGGCCTGCTCAGCGCCGTCGTGCTGTCGATGCTCCCGATCTTCATCGTCTACCTGTTCGCCCGACGTGCCTTGGTCCAGGGCCTCATGGGCGTCGGAGGAAAGTGA
- a CDS encoding beta-xylosidase/alpha-l-arabinosidase, producing MNPAVPTEAPTEAPGTAAPAAPAPAPRWRDRALSAGERADALIAEMTLPEKLAQLIGVWVGASDEGGDVAPHQHDMEEPPDLDDLLPQGLGQLTRPFGTRPVDPALGALSLARSQQRIAAANRFGIPALAHEECLAGFAAWGATAYPVPLSWGAAFDPPLVERMAAAIGRDLRAVGVHQGLAPVLDVVRDARWGRVEETIGEDPYLVGTVAAAYVRGLESAGVVATLKHFAGYSASRAGRNLAPVGMGVRERADVILPPFEMAVREGRPRSVMHAYTDTDGVPSAADGELLTGLLRDTWGFDGTVVADYFGIAFLKVLHGVAGDWAEAAALALAAGVDVELPTVKTFGEPLLRAVEDGTVPLATVDRALRRVLAQKAELGLLDEDWDAVPAALAGRPLDDPSALRGTVDLDPPENRALAREIAERAVVLLSNDGTLPLRAPRRIALIGPNADTPTAVLGCYAFPVHVGGQHPDVPLGIELPTLRQALAAEFPGTEIWTAAGASVDGPDTSGFAEALDLARRADVVVLALGDRAGLFGRGTSGEGCDVELLELPGVQQQLLDALLDVGTPVVPVLLAGRPYALGRAVTGAAALVQAFFPGEAGTEAVAGVLSGRINPSGRLPVSIPARPGVQPSTYLAARLAGPSEVSSTDPTPAFGFGHGLGYTAFEWTGLAVDRETTGTDGEFELAFTLRNTGDRAGSETVQLYLHDPVAGVVQPVQRLIGYRRIELDAGESTLVRITVPADLASHTGRDHRRIVEPGALELRIAAASTDPRLTATVRLDGPVRVLDHTRRLHAEFRTG from the coding sequence ATGAACCCGGCCGTTCCCACCGAAGCCCCCACCGAAGCCCCCGGCACCGCCGCCCCCGCCGCCCCCGCACCCGCGCCCCGCTGGCGCGACCGCGCGCTGAGCGCCGGGGAGCGCGCCGACGCGCTGATCGCCGAGATGACCCTGCCGGAGAAACTGGCCCAGCTGATCGGCGTCTGGGTCGGCGCCTCCGACGAGGGCGGCGACGTCGCCCCGCACCAGCACGACATGGAGGAGCCGCCGGACCTGGACGACCTGCTCCCGCAGGGCCTCGGCCAGCTGACCCGCCCGTTCGGCACCCGCCCGGTCGACCCGGCGCTCGGCGCGCTCTCGCTGGCCCGCAGCCAGCAGCGGATCGCCGCCGCCAACCGGTTCGGCATCCCCGCGCTGGCCCACGAGGAGTGCCTGGCCGGCTTCGCCGCCTGGGGCGCCACCGCCTACCCGGTGCCGCTGTCCTGGGGCGCCGCCTTCGACCCGCCGCTGGTCGAGCGGATGGCCGCCGCGATCGGCCGCGACCTGCGCGCGGTCGGCGTCCACCAGGGCCTGGCGCCCGTCCTCGACGTGGTCCGGGACGCCCGCTGGGGCCGGGTCGAGGAGACCATCGGCGAGGACCCGTACCTGGTCGGCACGGTCGCCGCCGCGTACGTCCGCGGCCTGGAGTCGGCGGGCGTCGTCGCCACCCTCAAGCACTTCGCCGGGTACTCGGCCTCCCGGGCCGGGCGCAACCTCGCCCCGGTCGGGATGGGCGTCCGCGAGCGCGCCGACGTCATCCTGCCGCCGTTCGAGATGGCCGTCCGCGAGGGCCGGCCGCGCTCCGTCATGCACGCCTACACCGACACCGACGGCGTGCCGTCCGCCGCCGACGGGGAACTGCTGACCGGGCTGCTCCGCGACACCTGGGGCTTCGACGGCACCGTGGTCGCCGACTACTTCGGCATCGCCTTCCTCAAGGTGCTGCACGGCGTGGCCGGCGACTGGGCGGAGGCCGCCGCGCTCGCGCTGGCCGCCGGCGTCGACGTCGAACTGCCCACCGTCAAGACCTTCGGCGAGCCGCTGCTGCGCGCCGTCGAGGACGGCACCGTCCCCCTCGCGACCGTCGACCGGGCGCTGCGCCGGGTGCTCGCCCAGAAGGCCGAACTCGGCCTGCTGGACGAGGACTGGGACGCCGTCCCCGCCGCGCTGGCCGGCCGCCCGCTGGACGACCCGTCCGCGCTGCGCGGCACCGTCGACCTCGACCCGCCGGAGAACCGGGCACTGGCCCGGGAGATCGCCGAACGCGCCGTCGTGCTGCTCAGCAACGACGGCACCCTGCCGCTGCGCGCGCCCCGCCGGATCGCGCTGATCGGCCCGAACGCCGACACCCCGACCGCGGTGCTCGGCTGCTACGCCTTCCCCGTGCACGTCGGCGGCCAGCACCCGGACGTCCCGCTCGGCATCGAACTGCCCACGCTGCGCCAGGCGTTGGCCGCCGAGTTCCCCGGCACCGAGATCTGGACGGCGGCCGGCGCGAGCGTCGACGGCCCGGACACCTCCGGCTTCGCCGAGGCCCTCGACCTGGCCCGCCGGGCCGACGTGGTGGTGCTGGCGCTCGGCGACCGGGCCGGCCTGTTCGGACGCGGCACCAGCGGCGAGGGCTGCGACGTCGAACTGCTCGAACTCCCGGGCGTCCAGCAGCAGTTGCTGGACGCGCTGCTGGACGTCGGGACGCCGGTGGTGCCGGTGCTGCTGGCCGGCCGGCCGTACGCGCTGGGCCGGGCGGTCACCGGGGCCGCCGCCCTGGTGCAGGCGTTCTTCCCCGGCGAGGCCGGCACCGAGGCGGTGGCCGGCGTGCTCAGCGGCCGGATCAACCCGTCCGGCCGGCTGCCGGTCAGCATCCCGGCCCGGCCCGGCGTCCAGCCCTCCACCTACCTGGCGGCCCGGCTGGCCGGCCCCAGCGAGGTCTCCAGCACCGACCCGACGCCCGCGTTCGGCTTCGGCCACGGCCTCGGCTACACCGCCTTCGAGTGGACCGGCCTCGCCGTCGACCGCGAGACCACCGGCACCGACGGCGAGTTCGAGCTCGCCTTCACGCTCCGCAACACCGGCGACCGGGCCGGCAGCGAGACCGTCCAGCTCTACCTGCACGACCCGGTCGCCGGCGTGGTCCAGCCGGTGCAGCGGCTGATCGGCTACCGCCGGATCGAACTCGACGCCGGCGAGAGCACCCTGGTCCGGATCACCGTCCCCGCCGACCTGGCCTCCCACACCGGCCGCGACCACCGCCGGATCGTCGAACCCGGCGCCCTGGAACTGCGGATCGCCGCCGCCAGCACCGACCCCCGCCTCACCGCCACCGTCCGCCTGGACGGCCCGGTCCGCGTCCTGGACCACACCCGGCGGCTGCACGCGGAGTTCCGGACCGGCTGA